One region of Quercus lobata isolate SW786 chromosome 2, ValleyOak3.0 Primary Assembly, whole genome shotgun sequence genomic DNA includes:
- the LOC115968561 gene encoding uncharacterized protein LOC115968561: MKLSQAHVSKWEPPAFPFYKVNIDGVVFKEQKEAGVGVVIRDHVGNFIVGLSKKFRCPLGAIEVEAKAFESSWEFAKDMGIQDFVLEGDPLNIVPALSGNSHVASTIAALNYGMQVTSFEFRNVLFSHVHRNSNISTHQLAKHALSIFDFSVWIKESPFFLL; this comes from the coding sequence ATGAAGCTTTCTCAAGCTCATGTTTCAAAATGGGAGCCTCCagcttttcctttttataaggTTAACATAGATGGTGTTGTTTTTAAGGAACAAAAAGAAGCTGGAGTGGGGGTTGTAATTCGAGACCATGTTGGAAATTTTATTGTAGGTCTTAGCAAGAAGTTTCGGTGTCCTCTAGGAGCTATTGAAGTTGAGGCAAAGGCCTTTGAATCTAGTTGGGAATTTGCTAAGGATATGGGTATTCAGGACTTTGTTTTAGAAGGAGATCCACTTAATATTGTTCCTGCTCTTAGTGGAAATTCTCATGTTGCTTCAACAATTGCTGCTCTGAATTATGGGATGCAAGTTACTTCTTTTGAGTTTCGGAATGTCTTATTTTCTCATGTTCATAGGAACAGCAATATATCTACTCACCAGTTAGCTAAACATGCTTTAAGCATTTTTGACTTTTCTGTTTGGATTAAAGAgagtcccttttttttattgtag